One window from the genome of Diceros bicornis minor isolate mBicDic1 chromosome 1, mDicBic1.mat.cur, whole genome shotgun sequence encodes:
- the CDKN2AIPNL gene encoding CDKN2AIP N-terminal-like protein, with protein MVGGEAAAAVEELVSGVRLATDFAEQFRSYSESEKQWKARLEFILRHLPDYRDPPDGGGRLDQLLSLSMVWANHLFLGCSYNKDLLDKVMEMADGIEVEDLPQFTTRNELMKKHQS; from the exons ATGGTAGGTGGCGAGgcggccgccgcagtggaggaGCTGGTTTCGGGAGTGCGGCTGGCGACCGACTTCGCGGAGCAGTTTCGCTCCTATTCGGAGAGCGAGAAGCAATGGAAGGCCCGCCTGGAATTCATTCTGCGCCACCTGCCTGACTACCGCGACCCGCCCGACGGCGGCGGCCGCCTGGACCAGCTGCTGTCCCTCTCCATGGTCTGGGCCAACCACCTCTTCCTGGGTTGCAG TTACAACAAAGACCTTTTAGACaaggtgatggaaatggctgATGGGATTGAAGTGGAAGACCTGCCACAGTTTACTACCAGAAATGAGTTAATGAAAAAG